A portion of the Haliaeetus albicilla chromosome 29, bHalAlb1.1, whole genome shotgun sequence genome contains these proteins:
- the IRF9 gene encoding interferon regulatory factor 9: protein MAAAAAGGGGRKLRPWLVAQVESGRFAGLVWDDAGRSALRIPWQHAGKGGAKGGAGTALCQAWAEFKGRLRPGARPDPAGWKTRLRCALNKSPEFEEVPGRSRLEGPRPYKVYRLLPPPQQRGGQTPKRGGSRPRKEAGPDPTAEGDGDPQPHGALEPPPSPDEVPAEEPRPDAGDPSAAPPPAPLKLDIVVESPEPLPLAQGGACLGLRLWLGGSPAWQGWLPPGDYLLGPPAPPGAPPRPGLLPRLLLLPPPEALPGGAPPALGRLLAGLRPGLLVASAGRGLFLRRRAGAEGVHCRAPHARPAPEGGALPEGELVQAFDAQRFREEVGRHRAGLGPRPEHRVTLAVGQELGPHDGPHNRTLVLQLEQAFAQQLLDGAPAAVGPPCPAAVQA, encoded by the exons atggcggcggcggcggcggggggcggcgggcggaaGCTGCGGCCCTGGCTGGTGGCGCAGGTGGAGAGCGGGCGCTTCGCCGGGCTGGTGTGGGACGACGCCGGGCGCTCCGCCCTCCGCATCCCCTGGCAGCACGCCGGGAAGGGCGGGGCCAAGGGCGGGGCCGGCACCGCCCTCTGCCAG GCGTGGGCGGAGTTCAAGGGGCGGCTCCGCCCCGGGGCGCGGCCGGACCCCGCCGGCTGGAAGACGCGGCTGCGCTGCGCCCTCAACAAGAGCCCCGAGTTCGAGGAGGTGCCGGGACGTTCCCGCCTGGAAGGGCCGCGCCCTTACAAGGTCTACCGGCTCCTGCCGCCCCCCCAGCAGCGAg GCGGGCAGACCCCCAAGCGCGGGGGCTCGCGGCCCCGGAAGGAGGCGGGAccggaccccacggcggaggGAGACggagacccccagccccacggcgcCCTG gaGCCGCCCCCCAGCCCCGATGAGGTGCCGGCCGAGGAGCCCCGCCCCGACGCCGGGGATCCCT ctgcggccccacccccagccccactgaagCTGGACATTGTGGTGGAGAGCCCTGAGCCCCTCCCACTTGCACAGG GAGGGGCCTGCCTGGGCCTGCGGCTGTGGCTGGGGGGGTCTccagcctggcagggctggctgccccCCGGCGATTACCTGCtgggcccccccgccccgcccggggccccgccccgccccgggctgCTGCCCcgcctcctgctgctgcccccgcCCGAGGCGCTGCCGGGCGGGGCGCCCCCCGCCCTGGGCCGGCTGCTggcggggctgcggccggggctgctggtggccagcgcggggcggggcctcTTCCTgcggcgccgggcgggggcggagggggTGCACTGCCGCGCCCCCCacgcccgccccgcccccgagGGGGGCGCCCTGCCCGAGGGGGAGCTGGTGCAGGCCTTCGACGCCCAGCGCTTCCGGGAGG AGGTGGGTCGGCACCGCGCCGGGCTGGGCCCCCGCCCCGAGCACCGGGTGACGCTGGCcgtggggcaggagctgggcccCCACGACGGCCCCCACAACCGAACCCTCGTCCtgcag CTCGAGCAAGCCTTCGCCCAGCAGCTCCTCGACGGCGCCCCGGCCGCTGTGGGACCCCCCTGCCCCGCGGCAGTCCAAGCCTGA